GCATTAAAGTTGCAGAAGGCGATGCTGTGGTTGCAGGGCAAGTTCTTACTGAAGGTTCAATCGACCCGAAAGAATTGATCAAAGTTAAAGGTGCAGAAGGCGTTCAAGAATACTTGCTGCGTGAAGTTCAAAAAGTATACCGTATGCAAGGGGTAGAAATTGGCGACAAACACGTAGAGGTAATGGTTCGCCAGATGCTTCGTAAAGTCCGTATCATTGATGCCGGCCACACTGATGTTCTGCCAGGCGCATTGATGGATATTCACGCCTTTACCGATGTGAACAGAAAGGTTCTTCTTCAAGGCGGCATTCCTGCCACAGGACGCCCTGTATTGCTTGGTATTACCAAAGCATCTCTTGAAACTGAATCGTTCTTGTCTGCAGCATCCTTCCAGGAAACAACACGTGTCCTGACAGATGCAGCAATCAAAGGTAAACGTGATGAATTGCTCGGATTGAAAGAGAACGTAATCATCGGTAAACTGATCCCGGCTGGTACTGGAATGTCCCTTTACAGAAATGTAGGAATGGATTCTCCTGTATCAACAGAAGAAAGTGAAACTGCTGATCACGAAGCAACAGAGCTAGTCTCACAAGATTAATAAGAGAAGTGTTGACATTGGGAGCACAACAGTGATATTATATCTGAGTGCTCCTAAGAATTGTTACTTTGGAGGATATAACGATGTCTTATGAAAAAGTGACACAGGCTTCTGATTTTATCGTAGGAACTAAGCAAACCATTAAGGCTTTGCAAAACGGGGAAGTTAAAGAGCTCGTCGTTGCCGATGATGCTGACCCTCGTGTAACCGGTAAAGTATTACAGATTGCACAGGAAAGACTTGTCCCGATTACGAGAGTCGATTCCATGAAAAAGCTTGGCAAAGCTTGCGGAATTGATGTTGGAGCCGCAACTGTTGCGATAAAAGGATAAAATAAATGTTTTTGCGACGTCACCCGCGTGGCCTCTCGCAAAAACTTTCTTTTGTCCAAAGATGAACCACCTGGTTCAGTGGTCTTAGAAAAACGTAAGGAAAGGAGGAAAAAACAAATGCCTACAATTAATCAATTGGTTCGTAATGGCCGTGAGTCAAAAGGTAAAAAATCTGACTCTCCAGCTCTTAACAAAGGCTACAACAGCTTCAAAAAAGCTCAAACCAACGTTTCCTCTCCGCAAAAACGTGGAGTATGTACTCGTGTTGGTACGATGACACCGAAGAAACCGAACTCGGCTCTTCGTAAATACGCTCGTGTACGTTTAACTAACGGAATTGAAGTGACTGCTTACATCCCTGGGATCGGGCACAACCTTCAAGAGCATAGCGTAGTGTTGATCCGTGGCGGACGTGTAAAAGACTTACCAGGGGTACGTTACCACATCGTTCGTGGTGCGCTTGATACTGCTGGTGTTAACAACCGTATGCAAGGCCGTTCTAAATACGGAACTAAGCGTCCTAAAGCTGCTAAAAAGTAAGCTTTTAAATAATGCATAAATAAATAGGAGAAAGGAGGGGACACAATGCCTCGTAAAGGACCTGTATCTCGTCGTGATGTGTTACCTGATCCAATTTACAAGTCTAAACTTGTAACTCGTCTAATCAACAAAATTATGATTGACGGTAAAAGAGGAGTAGCACAAACCATTCTTTATAATGCATTTGACATTATCAAAGAACGTACAAACACAGAACCTATGGAAGTATTCGAACAAGCTCTTAAGAACATCATGCCTGTACTTGAAGTTCGTGCCCGCCGTGTTGGTGGAGCTAACTACCAAGTTCCAGTTGAAGTTCGCCCTGAGCGCCGTACGACTCTAGGACTTCGCTGGTTAACAAACTACGCTCGTCTTCGTGGGGAAAAGACAATGGAAGAACGTCTTGCTAACGAAATCATGGATGCTGCTAACAATGCTGGAGCATCAGTGAAGAAGCGTGAAGATATGCACAAAATGGCAGAAGCGAACAAAGCGTTTGCTCACTACCGCTGGTAAAAACACAAGAGACAGTTTCTTAACTGTCTCTATCACACTATAAAAAATCATTTCCTATGTATAGGAAGGAGAGAAATTCATGGCAAGAGAATTCTCCTTAAAAAATACGCGTAATATCGGTATCATGGCTCACATCGATGCTGGTAAAACAACGACAACTGAACGTGTACTATACTATACAGGTCGTATCCATAAAATTGGTGAAACTCATGAAGGAGCTTCACAAATGGACTGGATGGAGCAGGAACAAGAGCGCGGAATCACAATTACTTCCGCTGCAACAACTGCTCAGTGGAAAGGTCACCGTATCAACATCATTGATACTCCTGGACACGTAGACTTTACAGTAGAAGTAGAACGTTCATTGCGTGTATTAGACGGAGCTGTAGCTGTACTCGATGCTCAGTCTGGGGTTGAACCGCAAACTGAAACGGTATGGCGTCAAGCAACAACTTACGGGGTTCCCCGTGTAGTATTCGTTAACAAAATGGACAAGATTGGTGCTGACTTCCTTTACTCTGTAAAAACACTTCATGAACGTCTTGGTGCTAACGCACATCCAATTCAGCTTCCTATCGGTGCTGAAGATCAGTTCGAAGCTATCATCGACCTTATCGAGATGAAAGCTGTATTCTATGGTAACGACCTTGGTACTGACATTGAAGTAGGTGAAATTCCTGCTGATCATTTGGAACTTGCTGAAGAGTACCGTGGAAAGCTTATCGAAGCGGTAGCTGAGCTTGATGAAGAATTGATGATGAAATACTTAGAAGGTGAAGAGATTACAAACGAAGAAATCAAAGCAGGTATCCGTAAAGGTACTTGTAACGTTGAGTTCTATCCAGTAATCTGTGGATCGGCGTTTAAGAACAAAGGTGTTCAGCTTATGCTTGACTCAGTTCTTGACTACCTTCCATCACCAGTAGATGTACCTGCGATCAAAGGTACACTTCCAGATTCAGAAGAAGAAGTAACTCGTGAATCAAGTGACGAAGCACCATTCTCTGCACTTGCATTTAAAGTTATGACTGACCCTTATGTTGGTAAGTTAACGTTCTTCCGTGTTTATTCTGGAACACTTAACTCTGGATCATACGTACAGAACTCTACAAAAGGAAAGCGCGAGCGCGTAGGACGTATCCTTCAAATGCACGCAAACTCCCGTGAAGAGATCTCTATCGTATACGCTGGAGATATCGCAGCTGCTGTAGGTCTTAAAGACACTACAACTGGTGACACACTTTGTGATGAAAAGAGCCTTGTTATCTTAGAATCCATGGTATTCCCAGAGCCAGTTATCTCTCTATCTATCGAGCCGAAGTCTAAAGCAGACCAAGACAAGATGGGTATGGCGCTTGCGAAACTTGCTGAAGAGGATCCAACATTCCGTACTGAAACTAACGAAGAAACAGGACAAACGATCATCGCAGGTATGGGTGAGCTTCACCTTGATATCCTGGTTGACCGTATGAAACGTGAATTCAAAGTTGAAGCTAACGTAGGTGCTCCACAGGTTGCTTACCGTGAAACCATCCGCCAAGCGGCTAAAGTTGAAGGTAAGTTCGTACGTCAATCCGGTGGTCGTGGACAATACGGACACGTTTGGATCGAGTTCGAACCAGGTGAAGAAGGATCTGGATTCGTATTCGAAAACAAAATCGTCGGTGGTGTTGTTCCTCGTGAATACATCCCAGCGGTACAATCGGGTATCGAAGAGTCAATGAAAAATGGTATGCTTGCAGGA
This genomic stretch from Fictibacillus marinisediminis harbors:
- the rpsL gene encoding 30S ribosomal protein S12; protein product: MPTINQLVRNGRESKGKKSDSPALNKGYNSFKKAQTNVSSPQKRGVCTRVGTMTPKKPNSALRKYARVRLTNGIEVTAYIPGIGHNLQEHSVVLIRGGRVKDLPGVRYHIVRGALDTAGVNNRMQGRSKYGTKRPKAAKK
- the fusA gene encoding elongation factor G, whose product is MAREFSLKNTRNIGIMAHIDAGKTTTTERVLYYTGRIHKIGETHEGASQMDWMEQEQERGITITSAATTAQWKGHRINIIDTPGHVDFTVEVERSLRVLDGAVAVLDAQSGVEPQTETVWRQATTYGVPRVVFVNKMDKIGADFLYSVKTLHERLGANAHPIQLPIGAEDQFEAIIDLIEMKAVFYGNDLGTDIEVGEIPADHLELAEEYRGKLIEAVAELDEELMMKYLEGEEITNEEIKAGIRKGTCNVEFYPVICGSAFKNKGVQLMLDSVLDYLPSPVDVPAIKGTLPDSEEEVTRESSDEAPFSALAFKVMTDPYVGKLTFFRVYSGTLNSGSYVQNSTKGKRERVGRILQMHANSREEISIVYAGDIAAAVGLKDTTTGDTLCDEKSLVILESMVFPEPVISLSIEPKSKADQDKMGMALAKLAEEDPTFRTETNEETGQTIIAGMGELHLDILVDRMKREFKVEANVGAPQVAYRETIRQAAKVEGKFVRQSGGRGQYGHVWIEFEPGEEGSGFVFENKIVGGVVPREYIPAVQSGIEESMKNGMLAGFPLLDLKARIVDGSYHDVDSNEMAFKIAGSMALKNAKAKCDPAILEPIMKVEVTVPEEYMGDIMGDVTSRRGRVEGMEARGNAQIVKAMVPLAEMFGYATSLRSRTQGRGTYSMHFDHYEEVPKSISEEIIKKSTGQ
- a CDS encoding 50S ribosomal protein L7ae-like protein — protein: MSYEKVTQASDFIVGTKQTIKALQNGEVKELVVADDADPRVTGKVLQIAQERLVPITRVDSMKKLGKACGIDVGAATVAIKG
- the rpsG gene encoding 30S ribosomal protein S7, whose protein sequence is MPRKGPVSRRDVLPDPIYKSKLVTRLINKIMIDGKRGVAQTILYNAFDIIKERTNTEPMEVFEQALKNIMPVLEVRARRVGGANYQVPVEVRPERRTTLGLRWLTNYARLRGEKTMEERLANEIMDAANNAGASVKKREDMHKMAEANKAFAHYRW